The proteins below are encoded in one region of Paralysiella testudinis:
- the lptF gene encoding LPS export ABC transporter permease LptF: MIYQRQFIKELSFTAVGVFVILLAILVSTQAINLLGRAAAGNVAIDAVAALVGFWTIGFTPLLLILTAYISTLTVLTRYWRDSEMSVWLSCGLALKRWTQPILRFAVPFALLVAAISLWLLPWAELRSREFAEILKQKQELSLIEPGVFREVGGQLPRVYFIESFDSDSGDARNLFIREKESNGRDSVILATSGQFKQEDGKRILALQNGHRYSGTPGQADYERAAFKSLSLIVSTGTKIVDASANRRTIPTMQLLHSGDPQHQAELMWRLSLPLSVLVISLLALPLSYYNPRSGHTYNILIAVGLFLVYQNGLTFLRDAVAGGKLPMLMGLLPMHVLMLALFWLLLRLRSQPAQAFWPGIKAALGGKPS; encoded by the coding sequence ATGATTTATCAACGCCAATTTATCAAAGAGCTCTCGTTTACTGCGGTGGGCGTCTTTGTGATTTTGCTGGCCATTTTGGTGTCTACCCAGGCCATCAACTTGCTCGGGCGCGCCGCTGCAGGCAATGTGGCCATCGACGCAGTGGCCGCACTGGTGGGTTTTTGGACCATCGGGTTTACGCCGCTGCTGCTGATTCTCACCGCCTACATCAGCACGCTCACCGTACTTACCCGCTACTGGCGCGACAGTGAAATGTCGGTATGGCTCTCGTGCGGCCTGGCTTTAAAAAGATGGACGCAGCCGATACTGCGTTTTGCGGTGCCGTTTGCGCTGCTGGTGGCGGCGATTTCACTGTGGCTGCTGCCGTGGGCGGAATTGCGCAGCCGCGAATTTGCCGAAATCCTCAAACAAAAGCAAGAATTGTCGTTGATTGAGCCGGGCGTGTTCCGCGAAGTGGGTGGCCAGCTGCCACGGGTGTATTTTATCGAATCGTTCGACAGCGACAGCGGCGACGCGCGCAATCTGTTTATCCGCGAAAAAGAAAGCAATGGCCGCGACAGCGTAATTTTGGCCACCAGCGGCCAATTCAAACAAGAAGACGGCAAACGCATACTGGCACTGCAAAACGGCCACCGCTACAGCGGCACCCCCGGCCAGGCCGACTATGAACGCGCCGCGTTCAAAAGCTTAAGCCTGATTGTAAGCACCGGCACCAAAATTGTCGACGCTTCGGCCAACCGCCGCACCATTCCCACCATGCAACTATTGCACAGCGGCGATCCGCAGCACCAAGCCGAATTGATGTGGCGCTTATCGCTGCCGCTGAGCGTGCTGGTCATCAGCCTACTGGCACTGCCTTTATCCTATTACAACCCGCGCAGCGGCCACACTTATAATATCCTGATTGCCGTGGGGCTGTTTCTGGTCTACCAAAACGGCCTTACCTTTTTGCGTGATGCCGTGGCCGGCGGCAAGCTGCCGATGCTGATGGGGCTATTGCCGATGCACGTGCTGATGTTGGCGCTGTTTTGGCTGTTGTTGCGCCTGCGCAGCCAGCCGGCGCAAGCGTTTTGGCCGGGCATCAAAGCGGCATTGGGAGGCAAGCCATCATGA
- the lptG gene encoding LPS export ABC transporter permease LptG, producing MSLLNRYVVRQLTTATLYALVALLALYFFFDVMGQIGDVGQGSYNNAKMLWYVTLQIPAHAYELMPLAVLIGGLVALSQLAAHSELTVIKTSGVRLRRIIGMVLQFAAVFAVATLLLGEWIVPAVGQRAEQFKLNATQDKISAGTRSGIWIKQNNDIINVAEMLPDSSLRDITIYRHNDNFELTETVHAAAATPLHAESGNDATWHLQQVRRTELQSNRAVAAHADTLEWPAAVSRQLLNVLLVEPEQMSIAALGTYVQHLQDNHQQTTRYELAWWRKISYPLAALVMALVALAFTPQQTRHGNMGLKLFFGVCLGLAFHFAGRLFGFSSQLYGIPPFLAAILPTLLFACLAVWLIRKQERR from the coding sequence ATGAGCCTGCTCAACCGCTATGTGGTGCGCCAGCTCACCACCGCCACCTTATATGCACTGGTGGCGCTGTTGGCGCTGTATTTCTTTTTCGATGTGATGGGGCAAATCGGCGATGTCGGCCAAGGCAGCTATAACAATGCCAAAATGCTGTGGTATGTTACCCTGCAAATCCCGGCGCACGCCTATGAGCTGATGCCGCTGGCGGTACTGATTGGCGGCTTGGTGGCCTTAAGCCAATTAGCCGCCCACAGCGAGCTTACGGTGATTAAAACCAGCGGCGTTCGCCTGCGCCGCATCATCGGCATGGTGTTGCAGTTTGCAGCGGTGTTTGCCGTGGCCACCTTGCTGCTGGGCGAATGGATTGTGCCGGCCGTAGGCCAGCGCGCCGAGCAATTCAAGCTCAACGCCACCCAAGACAAAATCAGCGCCGGCACCCGCTCCGGCATCTGGATTAAGCAAAACAACGACATCATCAATGTGGCCGAAATGCTGCCCGACAGCAGCCTGCGCGACATCACCATCTACCGCCACAACGACAATTTCGAACTCACCGAAACCGTGCACGCAGCCGCCGCCACACCACTGCATGCCGAAAGCGGCAACGATGCTACTTGGCACTTACAACAAGTGCGCCGCACCGAATTGCAAAGCAACCGCGCCGTGGCCGCCCACGCCGACACCCTCGAATGGCCTGCCGCCGTGAGCCGCCAGCTGCTGAATGTATTGCTGGTGGAGCCGGAGCAAATGTCGATTGCCGCCTTGGGCACCTATGTACAACACTTGCAAGACAACCACCAGCAAACCACTCGCTACGAGCTGGCTTGGTGGCGCAAAATCAGCTATCCGCTGGCCGCACTGGTGATGGCCTTGGTGGCGCTGGCCTTCACCCCCCAGCAAACCCGCCACGGCAATATGGGGCTGAAGCTGTTTTTCGGCGTGTGCTTGGGGCTGGCCTTTCACTTTGCTGGGCGGCTGTTTGGCTTTTCCAGCCAGCTTTACGGCATCCCGCCGTTTCTGGCCGCCATCCTGCCCACCCTCTTGTTTGCCTGTTTGGCGGTGTGGCTGATTCGCAAACAGGAACGACGCTAA